The sequence below is a genomic window from Lolium perenne isolate Kyuss_39 chromosome 7, Kyuss_2.0, whole genome shotgun sequence.
tggtctttcaaactttgctggtctgccgtgcttcctttgtatcatttgacttcccatacacgcccaagaagcttaggatgttcacgcaaatattcttcgtaacgtgcatcacgtcgattgcagagcggacttctagggactttccaatattctagctcccgaatatagatttcttcttccacatggctacgtgcccgtcagctcccttcggaactgattgtccgccagaccctttccaaagatgactttcaaacccttgaccatatcaaatacctcggcaccagtgtgttccgcaggcttcggccggtgatccgccttgccgttgtaatgcttgcctttctttcttcttggatgacctttcggaagaaatcgacgatgcccaaggtacacgttcttcttacaatttggcaaatgtacactttcggtctcatgtaagcggtgcgtgcatgcattgtatcccttatttgacagtcccgaaaggttactaagagcaggccaatcgttgatggttacgaaaagcaacgctcgtaggtcaaattcctcttctttgtgctcatcccacacacggacaccaggtctgccccacagctataaaagttcatcaactaatggccttaggtacacatcgatgtcgttgccgggttgcttcggaccttggatgagcacggcatcataatgaacttccgcttcatgcacaaccaaggaggaaggttgtagatgcatagagtcacgggccgtgtactatggctggagctctgctcgccaaaaggattcatgccatccgtacttagaccaaatcttatgttccttgcgtcagctgcaaaatctttgaactctctcgtcgatctttctccattgcgttccatctgcggggtgtctcaactccccgtccgacttacggtcctctttgtgccatcgcaacaacttggcatgctctttgttctgagcagacgtttcaaccgtggtattataggagcataccacatcaccttggcgggaaccctcttcacgggtttcggccctcaacatcgtcaccagggtcatcgcctcgatcttataacgcaatgcggtgcatacttgggcattcattcaaattctcgtattcaccgcggtagaggatgcgatcgttgatgcatgcatgtatcttcgtaacctctaaacctagaggcggacaaccttctttgcttcgtacgtagtggcgggcaactcgttattctttggaaacatattcttcaacattttcagcaagttttcaaatgccgagtcagctacacctgcccgtgccttccatctcagcaaatccggtgtgcagcccagcttttcagaccatcatcgcatccggggtacagcgccttcctgtgatcctctaacatgcgatccaaattctccctctctttttcagtttcgcagtcgTCTCCGTGCAtcggcaatggtccgaccaagatcatcaacgggatcatcacgtgcctcttcttcaccttccccttcaccttccccttcaccttcagcatcctccatgaaagtatcaccgaaatgagcaagatagctttcatcgatgaaatcatccccttcttcatcttcttccattataacccctctttctccatgcttggtccaacaattatagcttggcatgaaaccgtgccgaagcaggtgcatgtgaacatctcttgaggacgagtaacccttctgattcttacatttaacacatggacagataacaaaaccctcctgcttgttcgcattagccactacgaggaaatctttcaaacccgcactgaactcgccggagagtcggttaccgtacatccattgtcgattcatctgcattattataatataaaatatataattaaccatcatgcatttgttaaactaactagctacaaacaatataaattaaacaatgaactacacacacatgcacattttatcaacgacacatcaaaggttcaagttgctaaccgcgatcgaggaggaaaaaataaatgagaaagctcaagtgtggctccaacacttcatatcatgtttgtttcatgctcttggggcatttcatcaaacaccttatgtgcataagaggaaccaaaagcaaacctaacacccacttgtgagcttgtgaagagaatggcaccaaatggctaagtgttggctgctggatgggtatatataggggaggggctttagtcccggttggcctggccaaccgcgactaaaggccttcgggcacctttagtcgcggttggcctggccaaccgcgactaaagaccccccacgtgcaccggctggccaccgagcgccctgggcccaggcctttggtcgcggttctcctcccgaaccgcgactaaaggtaccatttgtcgcggatcctgcagcatcgcgacttatggggctcacccgaagcctgtttttccaccagtggatgTACCAAATTTCAACTGTACCAAAAATTTTGAATACCTGAACATTTTAATATCAAATCTGGTATGCCATTTAAAATTTCCCGGTCATATGTTTTGACATTCACAAGacataagaaagagaaaatttcagATATTTCATGCTCACGCATAGCATTTGGTACAATTTCTTTGCACATTTACATACCATTGTTTTCTCTCCAATTCTATTGGCACCATTGTATAAGCCTATAAGGTCGCACTACTGTCACGATTTTCGTATATTTATTGTTGTTAGTGAATGTAATGCGCAAAATCACATCTAAAAACAATAAGTATATCAACATTGGAGCTTGGCAACTAACCCTGTcctaaaattaagcatgtatgtgTCTTGTGTTACTTTCTCAAACCTAAATTTTATACGACTTTGCTAATTTTCTGCCGACCTGGAATTTCTTAGTTATGATCCGACTTGAGGTACGTGCAAGATTTAAACTATGAGAACAAACATTGTAGTCTTCTTCAACTAGCTGAACAAAATGTTACATGATGTAAACCTGtctacaaatatgtatgaacagagttGTAAGTTTGTCCAAGCTTTTTCTCAATCGGCCAAGAAAATACATTTTTGCACTAGAAACTACTACACTACACCAGAATGAAATTTTAGATGTTAGTTTCTCTATTTTACAAAAAAATTATCTGAACTTTGAATGTTAGTGTTTTTCCTTTTGCTCGGCAATGGCTTATCTCCGGCTTATGCATTGAAAGATCCACATAATTATCTTTATCGTAAAATTAAGATATGATAACCCTAATGGTAGCACTAGAGAAGAGTCATcatctgtttttttttctttgtcaATACTAGCTACTTACCCCCCTAAAAATTGTGAGGAGCGGAAGAACAGAAAAGGAGTTGGGTAGATTAGCCTTGACATGGTAGGTCGCAAATTGAAGGAATTAATGCCTACTCGGCACTTCACGAGTTGTTCGTAATGTTCCCTTGAGCTTTGCATGAGATCCAACGCTGCAAGCAATCGAGATATGGCACCAGTCGAAAACGTGACACTGGCAGTCGCACTCATCAAAGGTCAGAGGACGACGACCACGAGCTCGTCAGCATATCATCAACTTGAGGCGTCGGCCTTCGTGCATGGGCAAATGCAATCTTGCGTAGTATCATCTTGGCCCCCACCGCCGTTAGTACGTAGAGTTCTGACGGTGGACCAGCTTCTCCCTGTATCGTCTGAAATTTTCATACGTAAATTTTGTTGTTTGCCCAGCTATTAAGTCAACTAAGAATCTAAATGTGCTGCTGACAAGCTAAGCTAAAGTTTGTTAGGCAAGGCTAGTGTCATGTCTGGGCCAAACGTATCCTCGGTGTTAGGTCTTCTTTACTGGTGTTAATTTGGACGTGCCCCTGCGGTGCAACAACAACGAAAGTCGATCGCGCTGTAGTGCCATGAATTATTCATGGTTTAAAATAGTGTGCTAAAAAAATAGCGGTGACATCTAAAAATGTTATGCACGCTATATCGTGCTAATAGCTTGCTATATTTTAAATATCGTTTAAAACATATAAgataaaattttaaaataaaggATTTTAATCCAAAAGTGACAAATTCATACAAACATGATCACGTACAAAAATAGTTTTTCCAATTTTAAACATCAATATTTCACGAGGTAACGACATTGTATAAATTATTTGTTAAAAATTATCAGTATTATCGATATTATCTTACCGATTCAGAAGAGGAACCAACAGATTAGCATTCATCACACAACAAACAAAAGAAAACTTCTTCTTTCCTTAATGAGGGAAATATTTTAATGCGATATAACATGTTATTTCGTGAATAGAGTCATAGCGAGCAAAAttactactccctctgttcctttctatagtgcctattgttttttggcacggaaattagcgcgagCCATTTTTTCACACAAAACCCCCTAAAGATATCACAGACAAAATaggaaactgaaaacagatctcaGCAATACATGACCAGATCGGTTTCCAGATTTTCTGGACTTGACCTgatcggtggaaggggttctttgcaaaaaaaaacatagctttactcttatattctgaaacaaatgctaaAAAACAATAGacattatagaaaggaacggagggagtaaaatTTAACGTGAACTGTTAAAATATattatagcgtgctattagcaaAGAAATAGCGTGCTATTTTAAACCTTAATTATTACACGTCGACTTGATTCAGAGAAAAGCACAAGCACCCAGCAAAGTTCAGCTCGGTTTGTTACTGCAGACAGTGAAAAGGTCAGGAGATACACTTGCGCACAAAATGAGGATCCTCCTTTTCCAACACAGGACGAGTTTGATGCAACTGGTAATCGTAAAAACAGTTTTATAAAAAATATTTTATTCTTGAGAATGAGCTCGAGACCCGTTGGCTCTTTCCCGTTGCAGCTTGCAGGCCACGCCGATCCAATCTGAACGTGTGAAATCTCATTCTTTTCATCTGGGTTAGATTTTTCTCCGAACAATGTCTTCAGCGCACACATGGTCGTACAGTGAGTCGGTGGGTGCCCGTTATGAATAATGCAATGCAGCTGTGCAGGCATCTTTTCTTCGTCAACTGAACATGCTTTTTTTTCCCAAATCATTTCTCAGTTTTTCTCCCTAGAACACTGTTTAGTTGTCTGCGGAGATGAACATCTCAGGATCTCCGCCAACTCAACAACCATTGAACCTCTCCACCGGCAACGGCAGATCCAACTATTCAGAGCTTCACGTCGGCCCCTTCTCTGGCAAAGCTCCACATGCCATCGTTCCAACCTTCTGGTTAGTGCCAgaggtcaaaaaaaaaaaaaaaaaaccttctGGTTAGTGAAATGCGCCGCAGGGTCTACTAGTAGCACAAACGACATGGATCACTCCCCGAACACTTCAGTCACCTGTGATTATCATGAGCTAGCGATCCACCCGTCATTTTACACAAAAAAAAATGTCTATTTCAAACTCCAAACTCGCGAGGTTCGGCGAAATGAATCCTAAACACCAAATCTCTATCATTTGTACTATGAACTAACTAATCCTGGTTAAAATCGAACCTTAGAGTTGTTTAGTATGCCAGGAAAAGGATAATCCGGGCTAGGAATACCCATTGTCTCACTTATCCTAATCCATCGCTCACTGCAAGTGAGGGTGGTATGGGTAATTGGCATTACTTCGAGCCGCCATTGCATGATACGTGGCTGCTTCCCAAGGCCGTCGCCATGGCCAGGCGACGATCATGGCGTAGGCGTCCTCCTCGCTCTCCCCTGCCTCGAGTGGCACAACAAACGACAGAGCCCACACGCCGTCGTTACTGAATCAATTTCAGTGTAAAATTCCTCTTTGCATTTTTTGTGTGTAATGTACAACAATTCCACTAAGCAATGGTTTTTTGTAAGTTACAAAATTGTACATGCACTCTCTTACCCTCCACGGTGATGCCAAATCATCAAAACAATTGGGAATAGAAGATGTCACGAAGAGACGCACATTTCCCCCTCCCCTCTCTCCTCTTGCTACAGTAACTGAGAGTCTCCCACCGGAGACCGGGCCGATCCGATGGCCTCTCCGCCGGCGTAGCCGGTCGGAGATGGCCTAGGGGAGGCGCCGGAGCTAGGTTAGTGTATATTACTAGTAGATTTAGGTTTTCTTGGCTTTATGCCGGTGTGTGGCACTATGCCGGGAGTTGGCTGCTAGATCTCTTGGCCGAGATCTGTAGCTGGCCTGCGACCTTCTTCCCCGACGAGATACTCCAGCGGTCGGAGTCGGACGCGGTGAAGATCTGGGCGGCGGGCTACTCCACAAAAAAAGGGCCTTTATCTGCTGCCAAGCTCAAGCTTCTCTGGATGGTCTATCTCCTTTCTCTGGCCGGCCGTGGGGGCGAGGGGGGGATGGGGAGTTGTGGTTGTTCAGGGAGCTGTGGATTGGAGACGGCAAGGAACATCTGCTGTGTCGGGGAGCTTCTATGCTCTCGTTTCTGGAGTTCTTCAGCAGAGGGCTGAAGCCGGCGGTTACCTCCGCCCTGCCTCTGCACATCATGGTCGAAAGGCGACCCTCCTAGGCCTCGCTTCGATGGTCTATCTTCCTCCAGGCTTCAAGCCAACACTGAGGATCTTCAGCTCCTGCTGATGCACTCTTTCCAGTGGTCCTGGCCCAAGTGGTTTGTCCCCGGTGCCGGTATTCCTGGCGCGGTGGCGGAGCTCAGCTCTCGATGGTGGAGAAGGATCTCGAGACCCAATTGCTTTTTATCTTTTTGTCCTGACGGCCTTGTTGTAATTCCTGGGGTCTTTTCTGCAGTTCATACTTTGTCTGTGGACTCCCCTGTAACTTGTTCATCAACCGTTTATAAACGAAGCAGCTTCCGGGTCCTTCTGGGACCCGTACccgttcaaaaaaaatcaaaacaatTGGGCTCAGCTATACTGTTAGCACTACAAATAGGTTTATTTTGATGCCAGGCACCATAAATTGGTTTAGTGAGCAGGGTTTATAAAATCTGAAGCTCGTCCTCCCCACCCTGCATCCCCGGCTACTGTCCATAGCGGCCCTCGTTCCCCGGATCTCTGGGCGGGTTATATGCTAGTTCTCGTGTTGTGTGAGAGGGGGAACTTCCTAGCCAGCCTTGCTTCTCCGACGTGATGACGCCTGCGGGAGCCGTGCGTCCTTCTTGAGGTACCGTCTTTACTCTCCTCCCCCTCCCCTTCCATCTCCCGGGTGAAAACCTCAACTTTGTTGGCGCAGCGGCGGCGCTGGTAGCGTTGTTACCTTATTGAAGGCGTCGCCTTGGGATCGATGGGGCGGTGGGTGTGGCTATGTGTTggctggtggtggtggcggcggtgtggCTCGGGGATCGCCTTGGTTCCTTGTGTACCGTGGTGATCTCCTAGTCCTCTGCAACTTCTTCATCAACGATCAAACCCACGGCTTCGGTTCGGCGTGAGTGGATCCATGGCAGGCGGCAAGGCGTCTCAAGGCGAGCTCGAGGCGAGCTCGGTGCAACGTGTAGCTCGACTCTTTCGTGCCCAATTGGCAGTCTGGTTCCTGGACAGCTCTCTGCTCAGGGTCAACATTTCTAATGACGACAGGGTGGCGCCCTTCGAGCCAGCGCGAGGGGGCAGGGATCCCTCTCCGGTCATGGAAGAGAATGCTCATGCAATGGCTCGCTTCTCCTGGTGCAGATGAGGACGGCCACTCCGTTGACGACGCTTCTTCTTCGAGACCTCCCTTGGACGCCCCCTGGTGCTCCGCTCACGTTTGAAGGGCATCGAGGACTCCAACCGTTTTTCTTGTTTTTTCTTTGTTTGCTGTTGTCTGTGTTGCTTGTATGCTGTTGCTCTACATCTTGTATCAAACCTAGCTATATGAGCTTTATTAGTTTAAAGCTGGGCAATTTGTGCGGTTTCTCCAACTCAAGACTGACATATCTAAGAAGAAGTAAACTCAAAGACTGACTCACTGACCCTCCCACCTTCCCGTGCTCGTTGAGCCTTGAGAGTGACCCAAGGATCTCTGACGTGGGGCCAAACACACGTACTACTACAACCACTACGCGCTCAGCAATGGCCGCCTCTATAAAATCCCCGCCTCCTCCATTCCCACTCCCTCTCTAGCCTCTGCTGTACTACTCCTTCACTCGCTAAGTCGCTACAGCCATTAACCACCTTTCTCAACCAAGCAAAGCAGCGCGACGACGTACGGACCAGGGAACAGCACATACGACGGCCGTCGCAATGGTGGACGTGGACCGCCGGATGGCAGGCCTGTCCTCCCCGGCGGCGCACGCAGCCGGGCTGCGCCGCCTCTCCACGCGCGCCGCGGCGGGGCCCTCGTCGGCGTCCGCGTCGCCGCGCCACGGGCTCCACTCCTTCAGCGCCCTCGCGTCCGCGGTGCTCTCGCACCTCCGGGCGTCCGGGGTGGCGGTGCTCCCGGGGCTAACCGACGCGGAGCTGGCGCGAGCCGAGGCCGAGATGGGCTTCGCCTTCCCGCCCGACCTGCGCGCGGTGCTGGCCATGGGGCTCCCCTCCGGCCCGGGGTTCCCGGACTGGCGCACGCGCGCGGGGCTGCGGTCGGCGTTCGACCTGCCCATCGCGGCGGCGTCCCTGCAGATCGCGCGCGGGGCGCTCTGGCCGCGCTGCTGGGGCCCCAGGCCCGCCGACCCGGACCGGGCGCTCCGGCTCGCCCGCTCCGCCATCCGCCGCGCGCCGCTGCTCGTGCCGCTCTTCGACCGCTGCTTCCTGCCCTGCCAGCCCTGCCTCGCCGGCAACCCCGTCTTCTTCGTCACCGACGACCGCGTGCTCTGCTGCGGCCTCGACGTCCTCCACTTCTTCACCCGCGACTCCTCCTTCCAGCCCGTGCCGCCGGATCTGCGCAtcccctcctcgtcgtcctccaccgCTGAGCCGTCACCATACACGCGCCGCAGCCTCGACGCGGCCTGCGGCGGGCAATCCCCGCGCTGGATCGAGTTCTGGAGCGACGCCGCGTCCGACCGGCGCCGCCGCGACTCGTCCTCCTCCGAGGCATCCAcggcgtcctcgtcctcctccgggtGCTCCTCGCCGCCCGCAGCCGCCGCCAGGATGTCCAGGACGCCGCACTGGGTCGACAGCTACCTCGACCGGCTCGGGTCCGTGCTCAAGAAGGGCGGGTGGAGAGACATGGAGGTGAACGAGATGGTCGAGGTCACCGCCTCGGGGCTCTTCGACGGCGAGGAGGCGCCGGCGGTGGACACCGACGCCGTGCTCGACGCGCTCCTGCTCAAGGCCGACCGCTGCTCCGACTCGCTCCGCCGGGCCGGGTGGACCTCCGAGGACGTGTCGGACGCGCTCGGGCTCGATCTCCGCCGATGCAAGGAGCGGTCTCGGCCCGCTGTAAGGGTGCCGCCGGAGATCGCCGTGAAGGTCGAGCGGCTCGCGCAGTCGGTAGCGAGTCCGTGACCGCGCCACCGTCGCCGCCGGAAACCCACTCATCACACCTGGCCGTTCTCCGTGAGAAAAAGTTCGCTCTTTTTTCCCTGACTTTTTCAGTATACAAGGAAAGAATACCTGTAAGTTAAGAAAGGAAATAAGCATTAACACCATGATCACGTGCACGCCGACTTCTTCTGAAATGTAGAGTAGTAACGGTAAATACTGAAGCCCCAATCATTTTGCTTCCCCTCTCTTTCTTTTTTTTAGATTGGTTGATTGATTTTCCCAATTTTTTACGGAACTGTTTGTCGAATCTTTTGGGGGTCAGCTGGGTGGCAATGTCTGCTGTTACTGCTAATCTACTGATGATCTACCGATTTCAGCCCCACTATAAAACGGATCCCATGTGGCTGGCCTACTAAATTACTCGTCGCATGAAACGGATCTTAGAAACTCCGTGCAAATTTTGTATGGTCGGAGAAAAGTCAGTGACCTTTCGTGGGAAcgacttttctttttttttggaaCTCCCTCGGTTTATTTATGAGGTGTGTTAGTCTTTCAAAATCAATAGTAACTTCTATAACTTTAAAAAGCTAACACATCTTAAAGTTATCGAAATTATTTTTCTAAGATTTATTTACTCTATCACTAGTACCAATATTTTCTATATTTTTCAAAATGTGGAGTACCGCGGGGGCCTGTTTTTGTTCAGTAAAATCTCGGTTAG
It includes:
- the LOC127318460 gene encoding uncharacterized protein translates to MVDVDRRMAGLSSPAAHAAGLRRLSTRAAAGPSSASASPRHGLHSFSALASAVLSHLRASGVAVLPGLTDAELARAEAEMGFAFPPDLRAVLAMGLPSGPGFPDWRTRAGLRSAFDLPIAAASLQIARGALWPRCWGPRPADPDRALRLARSAIRRAPLLVPLFDRCFLPCQPCLAGNPVFFVTDDRVLCCGLDVLHFFTRDSSFQPVPPDLRIPSSSSSTAEPSPYTRRSLDAACGGQSPRWIEFWSDAASDRRRRDSSSSEASTASSSSSGCSSPPAAAARMSRTPHWVDSYLDRLGSVLKKGGWRDMEVNEMVEVTASGLFDGEEAPAVDTDAVLDALLLKADRCSDSLRRAGWTSEDVSDALGLDLRRCKERSRPAVRVPPEIAVKVERLAQSVASP